The segment CATCGGGTGGGAAAGGGTGGGGCTTTCCAGGTGAAAGCGGGGTAACTTTTTCGTTGAGCAACAGCTCCAGCGAAGGGCGGTCTACGACCTCCTGTTCGAGCAGTAGCTTTGCCAGCGCGTCTGGCTTGTGCCGGTTTGCCAGCAATGTTTGCTTCACCCGCTGACTGGCGTCGCCCAGAATCGTCCGCACTTCTGCATCAATGATTTGCGCAGTACTCTCGCTGTACTCTTTGCGTTGCCGAGGCATTGGCAGCTTCGAGGTCCTGGACCAGATTGGGGTCGTTGACCCGAAGCGTGGAGAAGGGGTGGTCTCCCTTTCCCTGGCGCAACATCTCTTCGACCTGTGGCTTGGGGAGCAGAGTCTCAATGCCAGTGGTGACACGAGCTCGTAAAGAGCTGTGGCGCAAGGACTTGGAGTCATATCGCCATTCTTGGTATCAGGTCTCTCCTTGAAGGCTGTTGTGTAACCATGCAAAGAATGCCCCGGCAGCGAAGAACCACACCGCAAACACAAAGGCTGGATAGATGATGGACCACCACGATACTGATTCGCCGGTCTGAAGGCGCCGGAAATCGAGCCCGTGAAAGAGCGCGTTCATGAAATTCATGAAGGGCTCAGGAAGAACCATCCAGACGAGCGTGCATAGAACGTAGAACAGCACGACCGTGGCGGATAGCGTCAAACCAGTCTTGAAGGGTTTCATGGCAGCCTCCGGGTGCAAGGAAGATGACGGTTGAATTCAATGAGGACGCGTCCGCGGAACATCTCGGGCTGAGATATGCGGAATGAACGCTGGTGTCTTTTGGCGATATTCCTCATATGCTTGCCCGAACTCGGCCAGTGCGTCCTGCTCCTCCGACTTGGCCAGCCGA is part of the Cupriavidus necator genome and harbors:
- a CDS encoding DUF5676 family membrane protein; the encoded protein is MKPFKTGLTLSATVVLFYVLCTLVWMVLPEPFMNFMNALFHGLDFRRLQTGESVSWWSIIYPAFVFAVWFFAAGAFFAWLHNSLQGET